A genome region from Deltaproteobacteria bacterium includes the following:
- a CDS encoding DUF4124 domain-containing protein, with amino-acid sequence MQWRNTSFARSLLAGTILLASAPAGAGTLYRWQTESGTLAFADDPKRVPERYRGQAEQIETEGLEGYGRFTPLDGDAQGRHAEQLADRLARLRGESPAEVATEQPVLADEEGGPAVTGIALGVAETTRRSVRNQEGTRNRYRFQRPEQTLPVIELGARPDEDQAPVIVEEVQIKDWEGFTRRARIVRQGDRILSIVKAPKNHFNPRDIVRESDLER; translated from the coding sequence ATGCAGTGGCGCAACACCTCGTTCGCCCGTTCGCTCCTGGCCGGGACCATCCTGCTCGCGAGCGCGCCGGCCGGCGCCGGCACGCTCTACCGCTGGCAGACCGAGAGCGGAACGCTTGCCTTCGCCGACGACCCGAAGCGCGTCCCCGAGCGCTACCGCGGGCAGGCAGAGCAGATCGAGACCGAGGGCCTCGAGGGATACGGCCGCTTCACGCCGCTCGACGGGGATGCACAAGGACGCCACGCCGAGCAACTCGCCGATCGACTCGCGAGGCTGCGTGGCGAGTCGCCTGCCGAGGTCGCCACCGAGCAGCCGGTGCTGGCCGACGAGGAGGGCGGTCCTGCGGTCACCGGGATCGCCCTCGGCGTCGCCGAGACCACTCGGCGCAGCGTCCGCAATCAGGAGGGAACCCGCAACCGCTACCGCTTCCAGCGCCCTGAGCAGACACTTCCGGTAATCGAGCTGGGAGCCCGGCCCGACGAGGACCAAGCGCCGGTGATCGTCGAGGAAGTGCAGATCAAGGACTGGGAGGGTTTCACGCGGCGTGCGCGGATCGTCCGCCAGGGGGATCGGATCCTCAGCATCGTAAAGGCACCCAAGAACCACTTCAATCCGCGCGACATCGTCCGCGAGTCCGACCTCGAGCGCTGA
- a CDS encoding response regulator, with product MVDDTPLLRELVALFLARAGRIFTAASGEEALALARVIHPDLVFADLSMPGVDGAELCRRLKGSPEHHDVPVVLLTGRDAAGERERAIRAGANDVIPKPVERLPLLAAARRLLDQRSPRGLPRIPVEAPVRLRQRRREWAGTARNLSRGGVFVESAELLAEHAELALELALPETPLALASTAQVIWTRAPDEDVAAGMGMRFLGLDRRTARRLSEYVEERLPAPLAFAGGEP from the coding sequence GTGGTCGACGACACCCCGCTCCTGCGCGAGCTGGTGGCGCTCTTCCTCGCCCGCGCCGGCCGCATCTTCACGGCCGCGAGCGGCGAGGAGGCGCTCGCCCTGGCCCGCGTGATCCACCCCGACCTGGTGTTCGCCGACCTCTCGATGCCGGGCGTCGACGGCGCCGAGCTGTGCCGGCGGCTCAAGGGCAGCCCCGAGCACCACGACGTGCCGGTGGTCCTGCTGACCGGCCGCGATGCCGCCGGCGAGCGCGAGCGGGCGATCCGCGCGGGTGCGAACGACGTGATCCCGAAGCCGGTCGAGCGCCTCCCGCTGCTCGCCGCCGCGCGCCGGCTCCTCGATCAGCGCTCGCCGCGCGGGCTTCCGCGCATCCCGGTCGAGGCGCCGGTGCGGCTGCGCCAGCGCCGCCGCGAGTGGGCCGGGACCGCGCGCAACCTGTCGCGCGGGGGCGTCTTCGTCGAGAGCGCCGAGCTGCTTGCGGAGCACGCCGAGCTCGCGCTCGAGCTCGCGCTGCCCGAGACGCCGCTCGCGCTCGCCTCGACCGCCCAGGTGATCTGGACCCGCGCCCCCGACGAGGACGTCGCCGCAGGGATGGGCATGCGCTTCCTCGGCCTCGACCGCCGGACGGCACGACGTCTTTCGGAGTATGTCGAGGAGCGCCTGCCGGCGCCCCTCGCCTTCGCAGGAGGAGAACCGTGA
- a CDS encoding ROK family protein encodes MDIGGTKIAVGVGDRAGAIRARRRRPTEATGSPAGDLARIADDVRAALAESGLTIADVAGVGVTAPGPLDPERGVVLLPPNLPGWRDVPISAVLHDALGVPVFLENDANAAALAEWHFGAGRGFRHLVFLTMSTGIGGGLILDGRIYRGVLGSAGEIGHVPVEWEGEPCSCGQRGCLEAYTGGASWTRRLRARAPEDGRVAQLAGGREHVTPVQLVQAAREGDGYARAELARWCDYVARGITAVVMALAPEVVVLGTIAVAAGEELAFAPIREQVASHVWPHLARELRIVPAALGKDLPYLAGLSVAVEALGAPGG; translated from the coding sequence GTGGACATCGGCGGCACCAAGATCGCGGTGGGGGTCGGCGACCGGGCTGGCGCCATCCGGGCGCGCCGGCGCCGGCCGACGGAAGCGACGGGCTCCCCGGCCGGCGACCTCGCGCGGATCGCCGACGACGTGCGCGCCGCGCTCGCCGAGTCGGGGCTCACGATCGCCGACGTGGCGGGGGTAGGGGTCACGGCCCCGGGGCCGCTCGACCCCGAGCGCGGCGTGGTCCTGCTGCCGCCGAACCTGCCGGGCTGGCGCGACGTGCCGATCAGCGCCGTGCTGCACGACGCCCTCGGCGTGCCGGTCTTCCTCGAGAACGACGCCAACGCGGCGGCCCTCGCCGAGTGGCACTTCGGCGCCGGGCGCGGCTTCCGCCACCTCGTCTTCCTCACCATGTCGACCGGGATCGGCGGCGGGCTGATCCTCGACGGCCGGATCTACCGGGGAGTCCTCGGGAGCGCCGGCGAGATCGGCCACGTCCCGGTCGAGTGGGAGGGCGAGCCCTGCTCGTGCGGGCAGCGCGGCTGCCTCGAGGCCTACACGGGGGGCGCGTCGTGGACCCGGCGCCTGCGCGCGCGGGCGCCCGAGGACGGGCGCGTGGCGCAGCTCGCCGGAGGCCGCGAGCACGTGACGCCCGTACAGCTCGTCCAGGCCGCGCGCGAGGGCGACGGCTACGCGCGCGCCGAGCTCGCGCGCTGGTGCGACTACGTGGCGCGTGGGATCACCGCCGTCGTGATGGCGCTGGCGCCCGAGGTGGTGGTGCTCGGCACGATCGCCGTCGCGGCGGGCGAGGAGCTCGCCTTCGCCCCGATCCGCGAGCAGGTGGCGTCCCACGTCTGGCCGCACCTGGCGCGCGAGCTGCGCATCGTGCCGGCGGCGCTCGGCAAGGACCTGCCGTACCTGGCGGGCCTCTCGGTGGCGGTCGAGGCGCTGGGCGCGCCAGGAGGCTGA
- a CDS encoding methyl-accepting chemotaxis protein produces the protein MSEPQPSGLFRGVVARAALLAVAMIALPAMLAAVLVAGTGQAWTGIAAALVLALAAGGVLRALLGRGLAPLETALAVLQRLGQGEVGARVEPARLGAFAPVGEQVNGIAESFAAIVSRLQHTAGRLHQLPIRFGNGLAEIEQASEAQEGAVEETASLMADINASIKGVNREVEALSNVTEEASSSILEMGSSIDEVARSAASLHQSVDSSTASIHQISASIRQVSESADSVEAMAEEAAAAITQMDRAIQQVSEHVREASQLTERVSQEAEDGSGAVAATIDGIETIRALTRDARDVLERLVQRIGEIGEILTVIGAINEETNLLSLNAAIIAAQAGEQGKAFAVVANHVKTLAQRTASATQEIERLIGAVQDESRNAVSAMGSGMDAVEAGVERSRRAGTALETIRASAHQASSRVSEIARAATEQTRNSAHVAQAAQRTSEMVQQMSSALGEQRRAGENLLRNAEAALELCRQVHRSTEEQRQSSRFVRENIGSITEMIRAFQENTASHSRASDAVSATAGRILEVTHKTTASLPALAELVAELRVESDALGAELARLQSS, from the coding sequence ATGTCCGAGCCGCAGCCGTCGGGGCTCTTCCGCGGGGTCGTCGCACGCGCCGCCCTGCTGGCGGTCGCGATGATCGCGCTACCGGCGATGCTCGCCGCCGTCCTGGTGGCGGGCACGGGTCAGGCGTGGACGGGGATCGCCGCGGCGCTCGTGCTCGCGCTCGCCGCCGGGGGCGTGCTCCGGGCGCTGCTCGGGCGCGGCCTCGCGCCGCTCGAGACGGCGCTCGCGGTGTTGCAGCGGCTCGGCCAGGGGGAGGTCGGCGCGCGCGTCGAGCCGGCGCGGCTCGGCGCGTTCGCACCGGTGGGCGAGCAGGTGAACGGGATCGCCGAGAGCTTCGCCGCGATCGTGAGCCGCCTCCAGCACACGGCCGGCCGCCTCCACCAGCTTCCGATCCGCTTCGGCAACGGGCTCGCCGAGATCGAGCAGGCCAGCGAGGCCCAGGAGGGCGCCGTCGAGGAGACCGCCTCGCTGATGGCCGACATCAACGCCTCGATCAAGGGCGTGAACCGTGAGGTGGAGGCGCTCTCGAACGTGACCGAGGAGGCCTCGAGCTCGATCCTCGAGATGGGCTCCTCGATCGACGAGGTCGCACGCAGCGCGGCGTCGCTGCACCAGTCGGTGGACTCCTCGACCGCCTCGATCCACCAGATCAGCGCCTCGATCCGCCAGGTCTCCGAGAGCGCGGACTCGGTGGAGGCGATGGCCGAGGAGGCCGCCGCCGCGATCACCCAGATGGACCGCGCGATCCAGCAGGTCTCGGAGCACGTGCGCGAGGCCTCGCAGCTCACCGAGCGCGTGTCCCAGGAGGCCGAGGACGGCTCGGGCGCCGTGGCCGCCACCATCGACGGGATCGAGACGATCCGTGCGCTGACGCGCGACGCCCGCGACGTGCTCGAGCGGCTGGTGCAGCGGATCGGCGAGATCGGCGAGATCCTGACCGTGATCGGGGCGATCAACGAGGAGACCAACCTGCTCTCGCTGAACGCCGCGATCATCGCGGCGCAGGCCGGGGAGCAGGGCAAGGCCTTCGCGGTGGTCGCGAACCACGTGAAGACGCTGGCCCAGCGCACGGCCAGCGCGACCCAGGAGATCGAGCGGCTGATCGGCGCCGTGCAGGACGAGTCGCGCAACGCGGTCTCGGCGATGGGCAGCGGCATGGACGCGGTCGAGGCCGGGGTCGAGCGCTCGCGGCGCGCGGGGACGGCGCTCGAGACGATCCGCGCGTCGGCGCACCAGGCGAGCTCGCGCGTGTCCGAGATCGCGCGCGCCGCCACCGAGCAGACCCGCAACTCGGCGCACGTGGCCCAGGCTGCGCAGCGCACCAGCGAGATGGTGCAGCAGATGTCGAGCGCGCTCGGCGAGCAGCGGCGCGCGGGCGAGAACCTGCTGCGCAACGCCGAGGCCGCCCTCGAGCTGTGCCGCCAGGTCCACCGCTCGACCGAGGAGCAGCGCCAGTCGAGCCGCTTCGTACGCGAGAACATCGGCTCGATCACCGAGATGATCCGCGCCTTCCAGGAGAACACCGCGAGCCACTCGCGAGCCAGTGACGCGGTGTCGGCCACTGCCGGCCGGATCCTCGAGGTGACCCACAAGACCACCGCGAGCCTGCCGGCGCTGGCGGAGCTGGTCGCGGAGCTGCGGGTCGAGTCCGACGCGCTGGGCGCAGAGCTGGCGCGGCTCCAGTCCTCGTAG
- the tgt gene encoding tRNA guanosine(34) transglycosylase Tgt: MRPGFSFTITARDGPARAALLATPHGAVATPAFMPVATYGAVRGIEAESLRGIGASILLANTFHLHERPGEDTVAALGGLHGWSGWRGPWLTDSGGYQVTSLGDRCQVGEEGVAFSSPRDGTRRLLTPERAVAIQEALGPDVAMALDECRPLAWLGTDPSDAEARRRTEASLARTLRWAARCQAARTRPDQLLFGIVQGGVFPALRRAGAEGTAALGFDGYAHGGLGLGEEAARRAELVEVAQEALPPAAPRYLMGLGRPEDLLGAIALGVDLFDCVLPTRNGRHGVLFTSAGVVRIRNARFARDGAPVDPACDCPTCRQHSRAYLRHLLQENEILGARLASLHNLRFYFRLLEGARAAIAEGRFAPWRREVEAGLQGPG, translated from the coding sequence ATGCGCCCCGGCTTCTCGTTCACGATCACCGCCCGCGACGGCCCGGCCCGCGCGGCCCTGCTCGCGACCCCGCACGGCGCCGTCGCGACCCCCGCCTTCATGCCCGTCGCCACCTACGGCGCGGTGCGCGGGATCGAGGCCGAGAGCCTGCGCGGGATCGGCGCCTCGATCCTGCTCGCGAACACCTTCCACCTGCACGAGCGGCCCGGCGAGGACACGGTGGCCGCGCTCGGCGGGCTCCACGGCTGGAGCGGCTGGCGTGGCCCGTGGCTCACCGACAGCGGCGGCTACCAGGTGACCTCGCTCGGCGATCGTTGCCAGGTCGGGGAGGAAGGCGTGGCGTTCTCCTCGCCGCGCGACGGCACGCGCCGCCTGCTCACGCCCGAGCGCGCGGTCGCGATCCAGGAGGCGCTCGGCCCCGACGTCGCGATGGCGCTCGACGAGTGCCGGCCGCTCGCCTGGCTCGGCACCGATCCCTCCGACGCCGAAGCGCGCCGCCGCACGGAGGCGAGCCTCGCGCGCACCCTGCGCTGGGCCGCGCGCTGCCAGGCCGCCCGCACGCGCCCGGACCAGCTCCTGTTCGGGATCGTGCAGGGGGGCGTCTTCCCGGCGCTCCGGCGCGCGGGCGCCGAGGGCACGGCGGCACTCGGCTTCGACGGCTACGCGCACGGGGGGCTCGGTCTCGGCGAGGAGGCCGCACGCCGCGCGGAGCTCGTCGAGGTGGCGCAGGAGGCGCTGCCGCCCGCGGCACCGCGTTACCTGATGGGCCTCGGCCGCCCCGAGGACCTGCTCGGCGCGATCGCGCTCGGGGTCGACCTCTTCGACTGCGTGCTCCCGACCCGCAACGGCCGGCACGGCGTGCTCTTCACGAGCGCGGGCGTGGTGCGGATCCGGAACGCGCGCTTCGCCCGCGACGGCGCGCCCGTCGATCCGGCCTGCGACTGCCCGACCTGCCGCCAGCACTCGCGCGCCTACCTGCGGCACCTGCTCCAGGAGAACGAGATCCTGGGCGCCCGGCTCGCCTCGCTCCACAACCTCCGCTTCTACTTCCGGCTCCTGGAGGGCGCGCGCGCGGCGATCGCGGAGGGGCGCTTCGCCCCCTGGCGGCGCGAGGTCGAGGCCGGGCTCCAAGGGCCGGGATAG
- the queA gene encoding tRNA preQ1(34) S-adenosylmethionine ribosyltransferase-isomerase QueA has product MSEDPLAGFDFELPPERIAQRPAEPRESARLLVLAREGAGIRHHRVSDLAGLLRAGDLLVVNATRVLPARLRGRKASGGAAEALVLGPAAGAPGRWRALLRCRGRLRPGLVFHFGREGEGFEAEIENLGEDGEVTLRVGPGIDPYRAGEPPLPPYIRRSARDPADDARYQTVFARVPGAVAAPTAGLHLGAALLETLAAAGVERAEVVLHVGPGTFRPLRPADLAAGRLHAERFELPEPTAAAIARARRRGGRVVAVGTTTTRVLEACARTGGEVAPGCGETDLFLRPGVRFAVVDALLTNFHLPRSSLLLLAAAFAGRERLLAAYAEAVRAGYRFYSYGDAMLIL; this is encoded by the coding sequence GTGAGCGAGGACCCGCTCGCCGGCTTCGACTTCGAGCTTCCGCCCGAGCGCATCGCGCAGCGCCCGGCCGAGCCGCGCGAGTCGGCGCGGCTGCTCGTCCTCGCGCGAGAAGGCGCGGGGATCCGTCACCACCGGGTGTCGGATCTCGCCGGCCTGCTGCGCGCCGGCGACCTGCTCGTCGTGAACGCGACGCGCGTGCTGCCGGCGCGCCTGCGTGGCCGCAAGGCGAGCGGGGGCGCAGCCGAGGCGCTGGTGCTCGGCCCGGCCGCCGGCGCGCCCGGCCGCTGGCGTGCGCTGCTCCGCTGCCGGGGCCGCCTGCGGCCCGGGCTCGTCTTCCATTTCGGCAGGGAGGGCGAGGGCTTCGAGGCCGAAATCGAGAACCTGGGTGAGGACGGCGAGGTGACGCTCCGGGTGGGCCCCGGGATCGACCCCTACCGCGCCGGCGAGCCTCCCCTGCCCCCCTACATCCGCCGCTCCGCCCGCGATCCCGCCGACGACGCGCGCTACCAGACGGTCTTCGCGCGCGTGCCGGGGGCCGTCGCCGCGCCGACGGCGGGGCTGCACCTCGGGGCCGCGCTGCTCGAGACGCTCGCCGCCGCCGGGGTCGAGCGCGCGGAGGTGGTGCTGCACGTGGGGCCCGGCACCTTCCGCCCGCTGCGCCCGGCGGACCTCGCCGCGGGCCGCCTCCACGCGGAGCGCTTCGAGCTCCCCGAGCCGACCGCGGCCGCGATCGCGCGGGCGCGGCGCCGCGGCGGCCGCGTCGTCGCGGTCGGCACCACGACGACGCGCGTGCTCGAGGCGTGCGCCCGGACCGGCGGCGAGGTGGCTCCCGGATGCGGCGAGACCGACCTCTTCCTGCGCCCGGGCGTCCGTTTCGCGGTGGTCGATGCGCTGCTCACCAACTTCCATCTGCCCCGCTCCTCGCTGCTCCTGCTGGCGGCCGCGTTCGCGGGGCGCGAGCGGCTGCTCGCCGCCTATGCCGAGGCGGTCCGGGCGGGCTACCGCTTCTACTCCTACGGTGACGCGATGCTGATCCTCTGA
- a CDS encoding family 10 glycosylhydrolase, whose protein sequence is MQRARSIGWRLLVALGLLTAVGGADAVAAEKTLPGPLAPAAAAPPGATPSAITAAATSTAPAPRLALWVPCEGAVRVLDDPARIPALVADARALGATDLFVQVYRGGRAWFSSSVVDAGPHRAARERSGVDPFAVLLAQAHGAGLRVHAWVNALSLSTRRDAALLAKLGPDAVMVDRRGRSVLGYPDLDFPEPDRRWYRMGTPQVWLDPAVPVVGETLAALVGELVGRYPALDGVHLDYIRHPDVLPFIPGSRFGVGMDFGYGAASRARFQRETGLVAPYGDGLGNADRWDEWRRERVSEVVLRIASAARGAKPSIETSAAVWAYADRSYLSLYQDWRGWLEDGLLDFAVPMAYTRDDRLLRQLARAALGGVGGERVWVGLGAWLFEKDPARARAQLDAMRALAPAGISLFSYDALAGAPALRASLLPAPSRPPQPPPAPPPASPRAPPEPAAAPTGPPAP, encoded by the coding sequence TTGCAGCGGGCGCGCTCCATCGGATGGCGGCTCCTCGTCGCGCTCGGCCTGCTGACCGCCGTCGGCGGTGCGGATGCCGTCGCCGCCGAGAAGACCCTGCCCGGCCCGCTCGCCCCGGCCGCCGCGGCGCCCCCGGGAGCCACGCCTAGCGCCATCACCGCCGCCGCGACCTCGACCGCGCCGGCCCCGCGCCTCGCGCTCTGGGTGCCCTGCGAAGGGGCGGTGCGCGTGCTCGACGATCCGGCGCGGATCCCGGCGCTCGTCGCCGACGCCCGCGCCCTCGGCGCCACCGACCTGTTCGTGCAGGTCTACCGCGGCGGGCGCGCCTGGTTCAGCTCCTCGGTGGTCGATGCCGGGCCGCACCGCGCGGCGCGCGAGCGTTCGGGCGTCGACCCCTTCGCGGTGCTGCTCGCACAGGCGCACGGTGCGGGGCTCCGCGTCCACGCCTGGGTCAACGCGCTCTCCCTCTCCACGCGCCGTGATGCCGCGCTGCTCGCGAAGCTCGGGCCCGACGCCGTCATGGTCGACCGTCGCGGGCGCAGCGTTCTCGGCTATCCGGACCTCGACTTCCCGGAGCCCGACCGGCGCTGGTACCGGATGGGGACGCCCCAGGTGTGGCTCGACCCCGCCGTGCCGGTCGTCGGCGAGACGCTGGCGGCGCTGGTCGGCGAGCTCGTCGGGCGCTACCCGGCGCTCGACGGGGTCCACCTCGACTACATCCGTCACCCCGACGTGTTGCCTTTCATCCCCGGCTCGCGCTTCGGCGTGGGAATGGACTTCGGCTACGGCGCGGCCTCCCGCGCCCGCTTCCAGCGCGAGACCGGCCTCGTGGCGCCCTACGGCGACGGCCTCGGCAATGCGGACCGCTGGGACGAGTGGCGGCGCGAGCGGGTCAGCGAGGTGGTGCTGCGGATCGCCTCGGCAGCGCGCGGCGCCAAGCCCTCGATCGAGACCTCGGCGGCCGTGTGGGCCTACGCGGACCGCTCGTACCTCTCGCTCTACCAGGACTGGCGCGGCTGGCTCGAGGACGGGCTGCTCGACTTCGCCGTGCCGATGGCCTACACGCGCGACGACCGGCTGCTGCGCCAGCTCGCGCGCGCCGCCCTCGGTGGTGTCGGCGGCGAGCGCGTGTGGGTGGGCCTCGGGGCGTGGCTCTTCGAGAAGGATCCCGCCCGCGCGCGCGCCCAGCTCGACGCGATGCGCGCGCTCGCTCCCGCCGGGATCTCGCTCTTCTCCTACGACGCGCTCGCCGGGGCGCCCGCCCTCCGGGCGAGCCTGCTGCCCGCCCCGTCTCGTCCGCCGCAGCCCCCGCCCGCGCCGCCCCCTGCCTCGCCTCGCGCCCCGCCGGAGCCGGCGGCCGCCCCCACCGGCCCTCCGGCGCCGTGA
- a CDS encoding lytic transglycosylase domain-containing protein yields MESPGRHNEHLAHCAAMGGLLARIVLVALGAGAAGAIPAGPVEPVRAIEVAGAHLPEPAVRAANALRAGASAREPAGAAERYAAAALAEPAVAARARRLEARAWLAAGRPAEAERAARSGLAASPASADVLAGLYEALGAARRAAGDEAGARSAWAEALQSGPDAELRATLRLRLGESLLAAGATEAAIVPLRALWIEAPEREEARVAGERLAALGPEPAAPLGSAADRRARADRLYALQRSEAALAEYDAALAIGASGSEQAHARRRRADCLFRLRRYAEAEAAFAALGDDPEARLWRARAQARRGAVEGAVAALEALGREQDEGTSAWARQLAGQLHAGRGRSDRARTLFASVAGDPSASDAIASDALRQLAWSAWRAGDPREAQARFAALAARQRDPIEQLEARYWEARARGGEGGARALAALAGEYPFSYYGWRAAQQGETAPVTPPPVPPGTRALDGAALLAARILVAAGLTDEARAELRALDGRAAGLDDRLALATLHAAAGDWSGAQGLVVSAYGERLARGPVNGPPALWRLAWPEAYPEALAAAQLADGAEPALVRALMREESRYEPGAISVTGALGLLQVMPDTGARLARELGMADFAAPQLLDPPTNLRLGSAYLASLLRRFDGALAPAVASYNAGPGPVAEWLAAGPRAEDEWVDAIPYTETRAYVKRVLRSRHAYRTLAP; encoded by the coding sequence GTGGAGAGCCCCGGGCGTCACAACGAGCATCTGGCACACTGCGCGGCGATGGGAGGCCTGCTCGCGCGGATCGTGCTCGTCGCGCTCGGGGCGGGTGCCGCCGGCGCCATCCCGGCCGGGCCGGTGGAGCCGGTCCGGGCGATCGAGGTTGCCGGAGCGCATCTGCCCGAGCCGGCCGTCCGGGCCGCGAACGCGCTGCGCGCCGGCGCCTCCGCCCGCGAGCCCGCCGGCGCGGCCGAGCGCTACGCCGCGGCGGCCCTCGCCGAGCCCGCCGTGGCCGCGCGCGCCCGGCGGCTCGAGGCCCGGGCCTGGCTCGCCGCGGGTCGGCCGGCCGAGGCCGAGCGCGCCGCGCGGAGCGGGCTCGCGGCGAGTCCGGCATCCGCGGACGTCCTGGCGGGCCTGTACGAAGCGCTTGGCGCTGCGCGACGCGCCGCGGGCGACGAGGCCGGTGCGCGCAGCGCGTGGGCCGAGGCGCTGCAAAGCGGGCCCGACGCGGAGCTCCGTGCGACGCTGCGCCTGCGCCTCGGGGAGTCGCTCCTCGCGGCCGGCGCGACGGAGGCTGCGATCGTCCCGCTCCGTGCGCTCTGGATCGAGGCGCCGGAGCGCGAGGAGGCGCGGGTCGCCGGCGAGCGGCTGGCGGCGCTCGGGCCGGAGCCCGCAGCGCCGCTCGGCAGCGCCGCCGATCGCCGCGCGCGCGCCGATCGGCTCTACGCGCTCCAGCGTAGCGAGGCGGCGCTCGCCGAGTACGACGCCGCGCTCGCGATCGGGGCGAGCGGCTCCGAGCAAGCGCATGCCCGGCGCCGCCGTGCCGACTGCCTCTTCCGGCTGCGTCGCTATGCCGAGGCGGAGGCGGCCTTCGCCGCGCTCGGCGACGATCCCGAGGCGCGCCTGTGGCGCGCGCGCGCGCAGGCGCGGCGGGGAGCGGTCGAGGGGGCGGTGGCGGCGCTCGAGGCGCTCGGCCGCGAGCAGGACGAGGGCACCTCGGCCTGGGCGCGGCAGCTCGCCGGGCAGCTCCACGCCGGGCGCGGGCGCAGCGATCGCGCGCGCACGCTCTTCGCGTCGGTCGCGGGCGACCCGAGCGCCAGCGACGCGATCGCCAGCGACGCGCTCCGGCAGCTCGCCTGGTCGGCCTGGCGCGCCGGCGATCCGCGCGAGGCGCAGGCGCGCTTCGCAGCGCTCGCCGCGCGCCAGCGCGACCCGATCGAGCAGCTCGAGGCGCGCTACTGGGAGGCGCGGGCGCGGGGAGGGGAGGGGGGGGCGCGCGCGCTCGCGGCCCTCGCGGGCGAATACCCCTTCAGCTACTACGGCTGGCGCGCCGCGCAGCAGGGCGAGACGGCCCCCGTCACGCCGCCCCCGGTGCCGCCGGGCACGCGCGCGCTCGACGGCGCAGCCCTGCTCGCCGCCCGCATCCTCGTCGCAGCGGGCCTCACGGACGAGGCGCGTGCGGAGCTGCGTGCGCTCGACGGCCGTGCAGCCGGCCTCGACGACCGGCTGGCCCTCGCCACCCTCCACGCGGCGGCGGGCGACTGGAGCGGGGCGCAGGGCCTCGTCGTCTCGGCCTACGGGGAGCGGCTCGCGCGCGGGCCGGTCAACGGGCCGCCGGCGCTCTGGCGGCTCGCCTGGCCCGAGGCGTACCCCGAGGCGCTGGCCGCCGCGCAGCTCGCAGACGGCGCCGAGCCCGCGCTCGTGCGCGCCCTCATGCGCGAGGAGAGCCGCTACGAGCCCGGCGCGATCTCGGTCACCGGCGCGCTCGGGCTCCTCCAGGTCATGCCCGACACCGGCGCGCGTCTGGCCCGCGAGCTCGGCATGGCGGACTTCGCGGCGCCGCAGCTCCTCGACCCGCCCACGAACCTGCGCCTCGGAAGCGCCTACCTCGCGAGCCTGCTGCGGCGCTTCGACGGCGCGCTCGCGCCCGCCGTGGCCAGCTACAACGCGGGCCCGGGCCCGGTCGCCGAGTGGCTCGCTGCCGGCCCCCGCGCGGAGGACGAGTGGGTGGACGCGATCCCCTACACCGAGACACGCGCCTACGTGAAGCGCGTCCTGCGCAGCCGCCACGCGTACCGGACGCTCGCGCCGTGA
- a CDS encoding PfkB family carbohydrate kinase, whose protein sequence is MSTPLLRERAGPFELDLLGMGQCSIDHVCTVEGLPPLGGKLAMLAYEVLPGGQVATALVAAARLGLRGAFVGSTGSDIGATVALAPLEAAGVDVAGVRRVAGAATRLAVILVDRASGERTVLGYRDPRLRLHAADLPAARLASARCLLLDGEDPAAATHAARAARQLGVPVVLDVDAGGPELEPLLAAADFPVVSRGFAEALGGAGGVRGGLARLVALGARMAVATLGEHGCLARLGEREIASPAFAITPRDTTGAGDVFHAAFAWGLLEGLAPEALLQAANAAAAISCRALGAQGGLPTRAELAVFLRDHEPGPWREPAPH, encoded by the coding sequence GTGAGCACCCCGCTCCTCCGCGAGCGCGCGGGTCCCTTCGAGCTCGACCTCCTCGGGATGGGCCAGTGCTCGATCGACCACGTCTGCACGGTCGAGGGCCTGCCGCCGCTCGGGGGCAAGCTCGCGATGCTGGCCTACGAGGTGCTGCCGGGCGGGCAGGTGGCGACGGCGCTGGTCGCGGCCGCCCGGCTCGGGCTGCGGGGCGCCTTCGTCGGCAGCACGGGCAGCGACATCGGTGCCACCGTGGCGCTGGCCCCGCTCGAGGCGGCCGGCGTCGACGTGGCCGGGGTGCGCCGCGTGGCGGGCGCCGCGACGCGGCTCGCGGTGATCCTCGTCGACCGCGCGAGCGGCGAGCGCACGGTGCTCGGCTATCGCGATCCGCGCCTGCGCCTGCACGCCGCGGACCTGCCGGCGGCGCGGCTTGCGAGCGCGCGCTGCCTGCTCCTGGACGGCGAGGATCCGGCGGCCGCGACCCACGCCGCGCGGGCGGCACGGCAGCTCGGCGTGCCGGTCGTTCTCGACGTCGACGCCGGGGGGCCAGAGCTCGAGCCGCTGCTCGCGGCGGCCGACTTCCCCGTGGTGTCGCGCGGCTTCGCCGAGGCGCTCGGCGGCGCGGGCGGGGTGCGCGGGGGCCTCGCGCGGCTGGTCGCGCTCGGGGCGCGGATGGCGGTCGCGACGCTCGGCGAGCACGGCTGTCTCGCGCGCCTCGGCGAGCGCGAGATCGCGAGCCCCGCATTCGCGATCACGCCCCGCGACACGACCGGCGCCGGCGACGTCTTCCACGCCGCCTTCGCCTGGGGTCTGCTCGAGGGGCTCGCGCCGGAGGCGCTCCTGCAGGCGGCCAACGCCGCGGCCGCGATCAGCTGCCGGGCGCTCGGCGCCCAGGGCGGGCTTCCGACCCGCGCCGAGCTCGCGGTCTTCCTGCGCGACCACGAGCCCGGCCCCTGGCGCGAGCCCGCACCGCACTGA